Proteins from a genomic interval of Erwinia sp. SLM-02:
- a CDS encoding serine acetyltransferase, with the protein MNLFKVLKEVKNNQGIKSKVVVLIFRLSSYYASTNLIVKLIGFPFFVINKIFNEFLFCVEIPYKTKIEPGLKIYHPHAIVINENVTIGHNCVLRQGVTIGNVLLKTGEESASPIIGDNVEFGANVIAIGNIVIGNASRLGAGSVITKNITEGKTVIGFGFRELD; encoded by the coding sequence ATGAATCTGTTTAAAGTATTGAAGGAAGTAAAAAATAATCAAGGTATAAAGTCTAAAGTAGTAGTGCTAATTTTTAGATTATCAAGCTACTATGCAAGCACAAATTTAATTGTTAAGCTGATAGGTTTTCCTTTTTTTGTTATTAACAAAATATTCAACGAATTTCTTTTTTGTGTTGAAATTCCATATAAAACCAAGATCGAACCAGGGTTAAAAATATACCATCCACATGCAATAGTCATTAATGAAAATGTAACAATAGGACATAATTGTGTATTGCGACAGGGGGTTACAATAGGCAATGTTTTACTTAAAACAGGTGAGGAATCAGCTTCTCCTATTATAGGTGATAATGTTGAATTTGGAGCTAATGTAATAGCCATAGGAAATATTGTAATAGGGAATGCTTCTCGCCTGGGGGCTGGCTCAGTAATTACGAAGAACATTACTGAAGGAAAAACAGTCATCGGTTTCGGGTTTCGAGAGCTAGACTGA
- a CDS encoding glycosyltransferase family 2 protein, protein MSISVVIPYYNNSGDVDRCLKSILSQTVQPDEVFLIDDCSDDSAYVEKLLVQYINSLNIIYVRNSKNMNGAYSRNYGMSSATSDYIALLDADDFWTENHLELSLSTLLSNSADFTYSNVTIKKEDLLKKVKVDDVNELINPKDIILLSPPQTGSFFFKKSLVTSVLFDEKLRRHQDYQFLLDVILHGCKVVYNDVYTSFYCVSKNQLTRKLDFASIFSFWNKYKDNFSVRPLQEYLIKMLCLNMRTRNEYNIAIYIDQYPVLEVVKGTSFYKLYSVIGDKNFISRTVLFLYSKVRYDLKKKINRK, encoded by the coding sequence ATGAGCATTTCAGTAGTTATACCATATTATAATAATTCCGGAGATGTTGATCGCTGTTTAAAGAGCATTCTTTCTCAAACTGTCCAGCCGGATGAGGTGTTTTTGATTGACGACTGCTCTGATGATTCTGCTTATGTAGAAAAATTGTTGGTACAATACATCAACTCATTGAATATAATCTATGTACGTAATAGTAAAAATATGAATGGTGCATATTCACGTAATTATGGAATGAGTAGTGCCACATCAGATTATATTGCCCTGCTAGATGCCGATGACTTTTGGACAGAAAATCATTTAGAACTATCCTTGTCTACCTTATTGTCAAATAGTGCTGATTTCACATATTCAAATGTTACCATCAAGAAAGAAGATTTATTAAAAAAAGTAAAAGTTGATGATGTAAATGAGCTAATTAACCCAAAAGACATTATTCTGCTTTCCCCCCCACAAACGGGATCTTTTTTCTTCAAAAAGAGCTTAGTTACGTCAGTGCTCTTTGATGAAAAACTTCGCAGACATCAAGATTATCAATTCCTGCTGGATGTTATTTTGCATGGCTGTAAAGTAGTCTATAACGATGTTTACACCTCATTTTACTGCGTATCAAAAAATCAATTAACGCGAAAATTAGATTTTGCATCTATTTTTTCTTTCTGGAATAAATATAAAGATAATTTCTCAGTAAGGCCGCTACAAGAGTATCTAATTAAAATGCTTTGTCTTAATATGAGAACCAGGAATGAATATAATATCGCTATTTATATTGATCAATACCCCGTTTTAGAGGTGGTTAAGGGAACATCTTTCTATAAATTATATAGTGTAATTGGTGATAAAAATTTCATATCTAGAACAGTACTGTTTTTATATTCTAAGGTTCGCTATGATCTCAAGAAAAAAATAAATAGAAAATAA
- a CDS encoding EpsG family protein encodes MYLYYIVLFVVTGWVYLIGKTLNRKALWTTLAILAILPTIRNFTIGTDTPVYTASFRINLNPDSFVFNPFVEKGFQLLQYISLNISSEYSVFFFLSAVLVLFFNLKAIKELSENYTLSIFCFICFGFYTFFFSGVRQGIAMAICMYAHTYIVRDKKLAASLLIILATFFHVSAFIMFLALISRFVKLRVEIKALACFVASVVGSRVLIQYMAESNDRYQSYTDTVTNAGGYLTLVLFGAVGFIFYIFGSKFRKTNSVYKYLEEFYICGLALLIPIALLGTDPSGPQRVLFYFSWSLVILIPLLLKRFNNIFIKATFAIVSLAYFYVITVRFYDLYPFVINPKFVFM; translated from the coding sequence ATGTATCTTTACTACATAGTTTTATTTGTTGTGACTGGGTGGGTATATTTAATAGGTAAGACTCTAAATCGCAAGGCGCTATGGACAACACTAGCTATCCTGGCAATACTACCTACTATAAGAAATTTCACTATTGGTACTGATACTCCAGTATATACTGCTTCATTCAGAATTAATCTAAACCCCGATAGTTTCGTGTTTAATCCCTTTGTTGAAAAGGGATTTCAACTATTACAGTATATTTCATTAAATATATCGAGTGAGTACTCGGTTTTTTTCTTCTTGAGCGCAGTGTTGGTGCTTTTCTTCAATCTTAAAGCGATTAAAGAGCTGTCAGAAAATTATACGTTATCAATATTTTGTTTTATCTGTTTTGGTTTTTACACATTTTTCTTCAGTGGAGTCAGGCAGGGAATAGCAATGGCAATCTGTATGTATGCACATACATATATTGTCAGAGATAAAAAGTTAGCAGCATCTTTGTTAATTATTTTGGCGACTTTCTTTCATGTGTCAGCATTTATAATGTTCCTTGCCTTAATTTCCCGATTTGTGAAGCTAAGAGTGGAGATAAAAGCGTTAGCTTGTTTCGTCGCGTCAGTTGTTGGTAGCCGTGTTCTCATTCAATACATGGCGGAATCGAATGATCGATATCAATCCTACACAGACACCGTTACTAATGCGGGTGGCTACTTAACGTTGGTTCTTTTTGGTGCGGTTGGTTTTATTTTTTATATATTTGGTTCAAAGTTTAGAAAAACGAATAGTGTATATAAATATCTTGAAGAGTTTTATATTTGTGGATTAGCATTATTGATCCCAATTGCTTTGCTAGGAACGGACCCTTCAGGACCACAGCGAGTTCTATTTTATTTCTCATGGTCACTTGTAATATTAATTCCTTTACTATTGAAAAGGTTCAATAATATATTTATAAAAGCGACCTTTGCTATAGTGTCTTTAGCTTATTTTTATGTAATTACTGTAAGGTTCTATGATCTATATCCTTTCGTAATAAATCCCAAATTTGTGTTTATGTGA
- a CDS encoding glycosyltransferase, whose translation MNKYAILLPSYNSKLEEVINTFEELPKDATICVVDDGSAMPFQVVAKDIIKNFSNIEIIRFEKNRGIEAALNAGLNFLLDKVDFIARLDVGDSCRIERFEQQVNFLEKNPDYSIVGCWANFVDENKKFLFEKQMPVEHESIIKRMYINNMFVHPSVMMRSESIRKVGNYTDNYSACEDYDLFFRLLKVGKGKNLPFAWIDYEVNFKSISSLKRRNQVVNRLKIISKNFNFVSYGFYPYYGIARNIMFLFISRNMTTFIQKIKSDFSKS comes from the coding sequence ATGAATAAATATGCGATTCTCTTGCCGAGTTATAATTCAAAACTAGAAGAAGTTATCAATACCTTTGAAGAACTACCAAAAGACGCAACCATATGTGTGGTTGACGATGGGAGTGCCATGCCATTTCAGGTGGTTGCGAAAGATATCATAAAAAACTTTAGCAATATTGAAATTATAAGATTTGAAAAAAACCGAGGGATCGAAGCTGCGTTGAATGCAGGCCTTAACTTTTTACTTGATAAAGTAGACTTCATAGCTCGACTGGATGTTGGTGATTCTTGCCGAATCGAGAGGTTTGAACAACAGGTTAATTTTCTTGAAAAAAATCCAGATTATTCTATTGTTGGTTGTTGGGCTAATTTTGTAGATGAGAACAAAAAGTTCCTTTTCGAAAAACAAATGCCGGTAGAGCATGAGTCAATTATAAAAAGAATGTATATTAATAATATGTTTGTCCATCCATCGGTGATGATGAGATCGGAAAGCATTAGAAAAGTAGGAAATTACACTGATAATTATTCTGCTTGCGAAGATTACGATCTGTTCTTCCGGCTGTTGAAAGTAGGTAAAGGGAAAAATTTACCTTTTGCATGGATTGATTACGAAGTTAACTTTAAAAGCATCTCATCGTTAAAACGCAGAAATCAAGTGGTTAACCGACTTAAGATAATATCTAAGAATTTTAACTTTGTGTCTTATGGGTTTTACCCATATTACGGTATTGCTAGAAATATTATGTTTCTCTTTATCAGCAGAAACATGACTACGTTTATACAAAAAATTAAAAGCGATTTTTCCAAATCTTAG